Proteins encoded in a region of the Armatimonadota bacterium genome:
- a CDS encoding CsbD family protein: MNWNIIEGKWKEMAGSVRQKWGELTDDEIQQTAGQRDKFEGLLQQKYGMTQEAAAKQIDEWAGAIKDGIR, translated from the coding sequence ATGAACTGGAACATCATCGAAGGCAAGTGGAAGGAAATGGCGGGCTCTGTGCGACAGAAGTGGGGCGAGCTGACGGACGACGAGATCCAACAGACGGCGGGTCAGCGCGACAAGTTCGAAGGGCTCCTCCAACAGAAGTACGGCATGACGCAGGAAGCGGCGGCCAAGCAGATCGACGAGTGGGCGGGCGCGATCAAAGACGGCATCCGCTGA
- a CDS encoding aminopeptidase, with the protein MSKLPVLALAALFTTLAPAQNPFQPPRAKLTYAPDRTCDLVNVSVTLDVDAAKKTFTGRSVNTLVPLRSGLKEIVLHAGTGLDVRSVKVDGKTVTFTRKDKDMTIAAGSLKKGVPFKVETVYSSSKGGGRDGGWHWMTATTAQPGKVGFWTQGETMGNCEWCPTWDYPNDLATSQTTTTVPADWDVVGNGVLTSSALSPDKKRKTFVWTMTQPHATYLLSLCGGPFDIKKDTWEGVPLWYVVPKGSGYLIDSSFGHTKDMLTFFSQKVGVKYPWPKYAQNAMYDFGGGMENVSATTLGEGSLTEERDGYYTMDSLNSHELGHQWFGDLVTCVHWGDIWLNESFATFMQMIYSEHSRGADDYAWEIEDAMQAYFGEARRYKHPLSTKVYPNPDAMFDSHTYPKGGVILHTLRRKLGDEATFSALKSYLNQWRHTPVESTQLRRAFTETTGVNAEPFWAQWIEKPGHPVLDYTWTYDGGKVLLTVKQKQDTSDGTPVYDIVSKVGLIGATGLQRVPVHITKTDETFEIPAATRPKAVVIDPDHDFLRAIPELHWADEELPSILRLSPNAPDRQAAMIKMLEKPDDAKVRAVVEALTSDKGLSPAFRSLNRLAALARPDLRAFWTGELSHANYERRAQAVSALAKLPQDPATVTKLRGLISAKSPIQVVVNAINALKAWDAKANADVFKTAQGIKDRRNRIKRAADSALGG; encoded by the coding sequence ATGTCGAAGCTGCCCGTTCTCGCACTTGCGGCCCTCTTCACCACCCTGGCCCCGGCCCAAAACCCCTTCCAACCGCCGCGTGCCAAGTTGACGTACGCGCCCGACCGCACGTGCGACCTCGTCAACGTCAGCGTTACTCTTGACGTCGACGCGGCGAAGAAAACGTTCACGGGTCGTTCCGTCAATACGCTGGTGCCGTTGCGCAGCGGGCTTAAGGAGATCGTGCTTCATGCCGGTACGGGCCTCGACGTCCGATCGGTCAAGGTCGACGGCAAGACCGTCACCTTTACGCGCAAGGACAAGGACATGACCATCGCGGCCGGCTCCCTGAAGAAGGGCGTCCCGTTCAAGGTCGAAACGGTGTACTCGAGTTCGAAAGGCGGCGGCAGGGACGGGGGCTGGCACTGGATGACGGCAACGACCGCGCAGCCGGGCAAAGTCGGGTTCTGGACTCAAGGCGAGACGATGGGCAACTGCGAGTGGTGCCCGACGTGGGACTATCCGAACGACCTTGCGACCTCGCAGACGACGACGACGGTGCCTGCGGACTGGGACGTCGTGGGCAACGGCGTCCTGACGTCGTCCGCTCTTTCCCCGGACAAAAAGCGCAAGACCTTTGTCTGGACGATGACCCAGCCCCACGCGACCTACCTTCTCAGCCTGTGCGGCGGTCCGTTCGATATCAAGAAGGACACTTGGGAAGGAGTTCCGCTGTGGTACGTCGTACCGAAGGGCTCGGGCTACCTGATCGATTCGTCGTTCGGCCATACGAAGGACATGCTCACGTTCTTTTCGCAAAAGGTCGGGGTCAAGTACCCGTGGCCGAAGTACGCCCAGAACGCGATGTACGACTTCGGGGGCGGCATGGAGAACGTTTCGGCGACCACGTTGGGCGAAGGCAGCCTGACCGAAGAGCGCGACGGTTACTACACGATGGACAGCCTGAACTCGCACGAGCTCGGCCACCAATGGTTCGGCGACCTCGTGACGTGCGTCCATTGGGGCGACATCTGGCTCAACGAGAGCTTCGCCACGTTCATGCAGATGATCTATTCGGAACACAGCCGAGGGGCCGACGACTACGCCTGGGAGATCGAAGACGCGATGCAGGCGTACTTCGGTGAAGCCCGCAGGTACAAGCACCCGCTCTCGACGAAGGTGTATCCCAACCCGGACGCCATGTTCGACAGCCACACCTATCCGAAAGGGGGCGTCATCCTTCATACGCTCAGACGGAAATTAGGGGACGAAGCCACTTTCAGCGCGCTGAAGAGCTACCTGAACCAGTGGCGGCACACTCCGGTCGAGAGCACGCAGCTCCGTCGGGCCTTTACCGAGACGACAGGGGTGAACGCCGAGCCCTTCTGGGCCCAGTGGATCGAGAAGCCCGGCCATCCGGTCCTCGACTATACGTGGACCTACGACGGCGGCAAAGTCCTTCTCACGGTCAAGCAGAAGCAAGACACCTCCGACGGGACTCCGGTGTACGACATCGTATCGAAGGTCGGACTCATCGGTGCGACGGGGCTCCAGCGGGTGCCCGTCCACATCACGAAGACCGACGAGACGTTCGAGATTCCGGCCGCGACGAGACCGAAAGCGGTCGTCATTGATCCGGACCACGACTTCCTGCGCGCCATACCTGAACTCCATTGGGCCGACGAGGAACTGCCCTCGATCTTGCGTCTCTCTCCGAACGCGCCCGACCGACAGGCGGCCATGATCAAGATGCTGGAGAAACCCGACGACGCGAAAGTCAGGGCGGTCGTCGAAGCACTGACCTCCGACAAGGGCCTGAGCCCGGCGTTCCGCTCGCTCAACCGTCTCGCGGCCCTCGCCCGGCCCGACCTGCGCGCCTTCTGGACGGGCGAGCTCTCCCACGCGAACTACGAACGTCGCGCTCAAGCCGTCAGCGCTCTTGCCAAACTGCCTCAAGACCCCGCCACCGTCACGAAACTGCGGGGACTGATCAGCGCGAAGAGTCCGATCCAGGTCGTGGTCAACGCGATCAACGCCCTCAAAGCCTGGGACGCCAAGGCGAACGCCGACGTGTTCAAGACAGCCCAAGGCATCAAGGACCGCCGCAACAGGATCAAGCGCGCCGCCGATTCGGCCCTGGGCGGCTGA